A window of Tursiops truncatus isolate mTurTru1 chromosome 8, mTurTru1.mat.Y, whole genome shotgun sequence contains these coding sequences:
- the PHLDA2 gene encoding pleckstrin homology-like domain family A member 2 gives MKTPGEVLREGELEKRSDSLFQLWKKKRGVLTPDCLSLFPTGPGARPKELRFHSILKVDCVERTGKYVYFTIVTTDRKEIDFRCAGESCWNAAITLALIDFQNRRALEDFRSRQERAAPVGQPEAGTARAP, from the coding sequence ATGAAGACCCCCGGGGAGGTGTTGCGCGAGGGCGAGCTGGAGAAGCGCAGCGACAGCTTGTTCCAGCTATGGAAGAAGAAGCGCGGCGTGCTCACCCCTGACTGCCTGAGCCTGTTCCCCACCGGTCCCGGCGCGCGCCCCAAGGAGCTGCGCTTCCACTCCATCCTCAAGGTGGACTGCGTGGAGCGTACGGGCAAGTACGTCTATTTCACCATCGTCACCACCGACCGCAAGGAGATCGACTTCCGCTGCGCGGGCGAGAGCTGCTGGAACGCGGCCATCACACTGGCGCTCATCGACTTCCAGAACCGCCGCGCCCTGGAGGACTTCCGCAGCCGCCAGGAGCGCGCCGCGCCCGTCGGGCAGCCCGAGGCCGGGACGGCCCGCGCGCCCTGA